The Saxibacter everestensis genome has a window encoding:
- the rsrA gene encoding mycothiol system anti-sigma-R factor encodes MSTEERLSEEAPPASKGCCEESRRQNLRRLYDYLDGELGQAEIAEIKAHLQECSPCESELSIESMLKDLVRRSCSESAPASLRERIRERIVIETSDTGRL; translated from the coding sequence GTGAGCACGGAAGAACGTTTATCGGAAGAGGCGCCACCAGCGTCCAAGGGATGTTGCGAGGAGAGCCGGCGGCAGAATCTGCGCAGGCTCTACGATTACCTTGATGGTGAGCTTGGCCAGGCGGAGATCGCCGAAATCAAGGCGCACCTGCAGGAGTGCTCGCCATGCGAGTCGGAGCTGAGCATCGAGTCGATGCTCAAGGATCTGGTCAGGCGCTCGTGCAGCGAAAGCGCCCCCGCCAGCCTTCGGGAACGGATCCGGGAGCGCATTGTGATCGAAACCTCGGATACCGGTCGACTCTAA
- a CDS encoding GDSL-type esterase/lipase family protein — MSSTGRSTGILNVVAVGDELVAGLGDARGQGWVGRVAARTLSEGHNLRMFGLGVPSEGTAALSSRWYGEASRRYATSADNRLIIGLGCADLGEGLSLARSRLNLANLLDEALSKEVSTFVVGPTPTVHDEANRRIQELSAGFADVASRRGVNYVDTFTPLLNHEQWRTDVGASDIGLPAQAGYGLLAWLVLNRGWYSWLGLPSPA, encoded by the coding sequence ATGAGCAGCACAGGACGTTCAACAGGAATTCTTAACGTAGTGGCCGTCGGCGACGAACTTGTCGCCGGGCTCGGCGATGCCCGCGGCCAGGGCTGGGTAGGTCGCGTCGCCGCTCGCACACTGAGCGAGGGGCACAACCTACGGATGTTCGGACTCGGCGTGCCGAGCGAGGGCACCGCGGCGCTGTCGTCCCGCTGGTACGGCGAGGCCTCGCGGCGCTATGCCACGAGCGCTGACAACCGGCTGATCATCGGGCTGGGCTGCGCTGATCTCGGCGAGGGTCTTTCACTCGCCCGGTCTCGGCTCAACCTGGCGAATCTGCTGGACGAGGCGCTGTCCAAAGAGGTCTCCACCTTCGTTGTTGGCCCCACTCCGACGGTTCACGACGAGGCGAATCGGCGGATCCAGGAACTGTCCGCCGGCTTCGCCGATGTGGCAAGCAGGCGCGGCGTCAACTACGTGGACACGTTCACCCCGCTGCTGAACCACGAGCAGTGGCGCACGGATGTCGGCGCGAGCGATATCGGGTTGCCCGCGCAGGCCGGCTACGGTCTGCTGGCCTGGCTGGTGCTGAACCGCGGCTGGTACAGCTGGCTCGGCCTGCCCTCGCCGGCGTAG
- a CDS encoding sigma-70 family RNA polymerase sigma factor, with product MECTPDVQGETCERGVNRLTVTAAEPTARAKRYKGSEGRVALPVMTDDLTRATEGETDSERSARFERDALEYLNPLYAAALRMTRNPADAEDLVQEAFAKAYAAFHQYRPGTNLKAWLYRILTNTYINTYRKKQRQPLESHSEDIEDWQIARADSHTSAGGRSAEVEALDHLPDSDVKEALNSLPEDFRMAVYYADVEGFSYKEISDIMDTPIGTVMSRLHRGRRQLREMLVDYARERGMTNAGEEK from the coding sequence ATGGAATGCACGCCCGACGTGCAAGGCGAAACGTGCGAAAGAGGGGTCAATCGCTTGACCGTAACAGCAGCTGAACCGACTGCGCGCGCAAAGAGGTATAAAGGCTCCGAGGGACGGGTAGCATTGCCCGTGATGACTGACGACTTAACCCGGGCGACCGAGGGTGAAACTGATAGTGAGCGCTCGGCTCGTTTTGAGCGGGATGCACTCGAATACCTCAATCCGCTGTATGCCGCCGCGCTTCGGATGACACGCAACCCTGCCGACGCGGAGGACTTGGTTCAGGAGGCGTTCGCAAAGGCATATGCGGCGTTTCACCAGTATCGACCAGGCACCAACCTCAAGGCCTGGCTGTATCGAATCCTGACGAACACGTACATCAACACGTACCGGAAGAAGCAGCGCCAACCGCTGGAATCGCATAGCGAGGACATCGAGGACTGGCAGATTGCCCGAGCCGATTCCCACACTTCGGCAGGCGGAAGATCGGCCGAGGTCGAGGCGCTGGACCACCTTCCCGATTCGGACGTGAAAGAGGCGTTGAACTCCCTGCCGGAAGACTTCCGGATGGCTGTCTACTACGCCGACGTCGAGGGTTTTTCGTACAAGGAAATTTCCGACATCATGGACACGCCCATCGGCACCGTCATGTCCCGATTGCATCGCGGACGTCGGCAGCTGCGCGAAATGCTTGTGGACTACGCGCGGGAGCGTGGAATGACAAACGCAGGTGAGGAAAAGTGA
- a CDS encoding GuaB1 family IMP dehydrogenase-related protein yields the protein MRFITATPATDLTYSDVFLIPSSSDVTSRFDVDLASTDGTGTTIPLVVSNMTAVSGRRMAETMARRGGLSVLPQDVPLDVVAEVISWVKARHAVFETPVRLRPGDTVLDALHLMPKRAHNGVVVVDDDRRVVGVVTRSDCAGVDQFTSLSEVMTASPVTIDAALFDGVSAPGSAGADDQNRAGGADDVTAALRQAFNTLDSARVPFAPVVRDGVLEGVLSRAGALRSTIYQPALDAAGSLRIAAAVGINGDVQAKATALVEAGADALVVDTAHGHQAKMLDALAAVRSLDIDVPVVAGNVVSADGVRDLVAAGADVVKVGVGPGAMCTTRMMTAVGRPQFSAVLECSAAARELGAHVWADGGVRYPRDVALALAAGASQVMIGSWFAGTYESPGDLKLDSDGRAYKESFGMASARAVAARTRTESAFDRARKGLFEEGISSSRMMLDPARPGVEDLVDQIISGVRSSCTYAGARSLKEFAQKALVGVQSAAGYEEGRPLPSGW from the coding sequence ATGCGATTCATCACTGCCACGCCGGCAACAGATCTGACCTATTCCGACGTATTTTTGATCCCTTCCAGCTCGGATGTGACCTCCCGATTCGACGTTGATCTCGCCAGCACGGACGGCACGGGGACCACCATCCCCCTAGTGGTGTCAAACATGACGGCAGTCTCCGGTCGACGGATGGCCGAGACCATGGCCCGTCGCGGCGGGCTTTCGGTGCTTCCGCAGGACGTGCCGCTGGATGTCGTGGCCGAGGTGATCAGCTGGGTGAAGGCACGGCACGCAGTCTTCGAGACTCCGGTGCGCCTACGTCCGGGCGACACCGTGCTGGACGCGCTGCACCTGATGCCCAAGCGAGCGCACAACGGCGTTGTCGTGGTCGATGACGACCGCCGGGTTGTCGGCGTCGTCACCAGGTCGGACTGTGCCGGTGTCGATCAGTTCACCTCGCTGTCCGAAGTGATGACCGCATCGCCGGTGACCATTGACGCAGCACTGTTCGACGGCGTCTCGGCGCCAGGCAGCGCCGGGGCCGACGACCAGAACCGCGCCGGGGGAGCGGATGATGTGACCGCCGCCCTGCGTCAGGCGTTCAACACCCTGGACTCTGCCAGGGTTCCCTTCGCTCCGGTCGTCCGCGATGGCGTTCTCGAGGGCGTGCTGAGTCGTGCTGGAGCGCTCCGTTCCACGATTTACCAGCCGGCGCTCGATGCCGCTGGCTCGCTGCGGATCGCGGCTGCGGTGGGCATCAACGGTGATGTGCAGGCGAAGGCGACCGCCCTGGTCGAGGCCGGCGCCGACGCTCTCGTTGTGGACACCGCACACGGGCACCAGGCGAAGATGCTCGATGCCCTGGCGGCGGTGCGTTCGCTCGACATCGACGTGCCGGTTGTCGCCGGCAACGTGGTCAGCGCCGATGGCGTGCGCGATCTGGTCGCTGCTGGCGCCGACGTAGTCAAGGTCGGCGTCGGCCCTGGAGCGATGTGCACGACAAGAATGATGACGGCTGTCGGCCGGCCGCAGTTCTCGGCGGTGCTGGAGTGCTCGGCCGCCGCCAGGGAGCTGGGCGCACACGTCTGGGCCGACGGTGGCGTTCGGTATCCGCGCGACGTCGCGCTTGCCCTGGCGGCAGGCGCCTCGCAGGTGATGATCGGCTCGTGGTTCGCCGGAACGTACGAAAGCCCGGGCGACTTGAAGCTCGATTCAGACGGTCGCGCCTACAAGGAGAGCTTCGGCATGGCGTCAGCCCGAGCGGTAGCCGCGCGCACCCGCACCGAGAGTGCTTTTGACCGGGCTCGAAAAGGATTGTTCGAGGAGGGAATCTCGTCCTCGCGGATGATGCTCGACCCGGCCCGGCCCGGCGTGGAGGACCTGGTCGACCAGATCATTTCCGGCGTCCGCAGCTCATGCACCTACGCCGGCGCGCGTTCTTTGAAGGAGTTCGCTCAGAAGGCGCTCGTCGGCGTTCAGTCGGCCGCTGGATACGAGGAAGGTCGCCCGCTGCCGTCGGGTTGGTAG
- a CDS encoding hemolysin family protein: protein MEWLLLGLALLLTVGTGLFVAAEFALITLDRHTVEESVERSERGSKQLLKGVRSLSTQLSAAQVGITLTTLLTGYLMEPSLAKLLAGPLAALNVPEAAIAPVGVSIAMFAATLFSMLIGELVPKNLAISLPLATGRFVAPFQLGFSFVFGPMIALLNGTANRALRAMGLEPQEENSSGRAPEELVALVRRSAEAGTLDVQTAVLLTRSLAFSQRTAADVMTPRTRITTVNKDTTAAEIVVIARRTGYSRFPVIGESRDDIVGVVHVKQAVSVPHENRHDAYAGGLMSEAVQLPETVRLDPLLLELRGRGLQMAVVIDEFGGTAGVVTLEDVVEELVGEVADEHDRARSTVRRTRDGSWILPGLTRPDEANSRLDSHIPDDSSYETVGGFLMAHLGRVPAVGDVAQLDHGHLVVERMHGRRVDRVRYVPARNASASDNTVNRNAQPGHDRAQPGHDRGQPGHDHTGAAVAEIRAAVVHADPPIEGRVHK, encoded by the coding sequence ATGGAATGGTTACTTTTAGGCCTGGCCCTACTCCTGACGGTGGGCACAGGCCTGTTCGTGGCAGCGGAGTTTGCCCTGATCACCCTCGACCGGCATACAGTCGAGGAGTCCGTCGAGCGGTCTGAACGCGGGTCAAAGCAACTACTCAAGGGCGTACGGTCGCTTTCAACACAGCTGTCCGCCGCGCAGGTGGGAATCACCCTCACCACCCTGTTGACCGGCTACCTGATGGAGCCGTCGCTCGCTAAGTTGCTGGCTGGTCCGCTCGCTGCCCTTAACGTCCCCGAGGCGGCCATTGCGCCGGTCGGCGTGTCCATCGCGATGTTCGCGGCGACGCTGTTCTCGATGCTGATCGGTGAACTGGTACCCAAGAACCTCGCTATTTCACTGCCATTGGCCACCGGCCGCTTCGTCGCGCCATTCCAGCTGGGCTTCAGTTTCGTCTTCGGGCCGATGATCGCCTTGCTCAACGGCACCGCCAACCGGGCGCTGCGTGCCATGGGGCTGGAACCGCAGGAAGAGAACTCCTCCGGCCGGGCGCCGGAGGAACTTGTCGCTCTCGTGCGGCGCTCGGCCGAGGCGGGCACCCTGGATGTGCAGACCGCGGTGTTGCTGACCAGGTCGCTGGCGTTTTCGCAGCGCACGGCAGCGGATGTGATGACGCCTCGCACCCGGATCACCACCGTCAACAAGGACACCACCGCGGCAGAGATCGTGGTCATCGCCCGGCGCACCGGTTATTCGCGTTTTCCGGTAATCGGTGAGTCTCGCGACGACATCGTCGGCGTCGTGCACGTCAAGCAGGCGGTTTCCGTTCCGCACGAGAACCGGCACGACGCCTACGCCGGTGGCCTGATGAGCGAGGCAGTGCAATTGCCGGAGACAGTTAGGCTCGATCCGCTGCTGCTCGAACTGCGCGGTCGCGGCCTGCAGATGGCGGTCGTCATCGACGAGTTCGGCGGCACGGCAGGTGTAGTCACCCTGGAGGACGTTGTCGAGGAACTCGTCGGAGAGGTCGCGGACGAACATGACCGCGCCAGGTCGACTGTGCGCCGAACCCGGGATGGTTCGTGGATACTGCCCGGTCTGACCCGGCCGGACGAGGCGAACTCACGGCTTGACTCGCATATCCCGGATGACAGCTCCTACGAAACGGTCGGTGGATTCCTGATGGCCCACCTCGGCCGTGTGCCTGCGGTCGGTGACGTGGCCCAGCTGGACCACGGGCACCTGGTCGTAGAAAGGATGCACGGGCGTCGAGTCGACCGGGTCCGCTACGTGCCCGCCAGGAATGCCAGCGCCTCGGACAACACTGTTAACCGGAACGCGCAACCCGGCCACGATCGCGCGCAACCTGGCCACGACCGCGGGCAACCTGGCCACGACCATACGGGTGCGGCAGTGGCCGAAATCAGGGCAGCCGTCGTGCATGCTGATCCGCCGATCGAGGGGAGGGTGCACAAGTGA
- a CDS encoding L,D-transpeptidase, translating to MTKATRQTVSAMLLVVAVLLGTGCDSGQEPSGAALQSETTTSVAPEKIRVLDGSSDGALAYGEPLTLDVESGRLKSVAVTDGDGDKVPGRLSDDGKAWTSDNKLPPAADWTWTAYGPAGGEASGKVETPRAEKTRRATVNLSDDATYGVAVPITVSFAGEVAEKARPDVEKLLKVTVKDEDADDSEFKEIEGSWAWLPEQSGKSQLHFRPKDYWPSFHDVHVDLPLSQADQGGGVYGVKDITLDFQIGREQIVKADAKSHKIVVIRDGETVATLPASYGSDSETDRNTRSGTHVVTEKWEKKRMTSERYNYSLMERWAVRINNNGEFIHANPNTTGSQGSANVSHGCINLSTANAKKYFKMAMYGDPVEVSGTKVRLADERTDIYDWALSWKKWKKLSALTDD from the coding sequence GTGACCAAAGCCACTCGTCAGACAGTCAGCGCGATGCTGCTCGTTGTCGCCGTGCTGCTCGGCACCGGATGCGACAGCGGCCAAGAGCCCTCCGGCGCGGCCCTCCAAAGCGAAACCACGACCAGTGTTGCGCCGGAAAAGATCCGGGTGCTGGACGGCAGTTCAGACGGCGCCCTGGCCTACGGCGAACCGCTCACCCTGGACGTCGAGTCGGGCCGGCTGAAGTCCGTCGCGGTGACCGATGGCGACGGGGACAAGGTCCCCGGCCGGCTCAGCGACGATGGGAAAGCGTGGACATCCGATAACAAGCTGCCGCCGGCTGCTGATTGGACCTGGACGGCCTACGGTCCCGCGGGCGGCGAGGCCAGTGGCAAGGTCGAAACACCCAGGGCGGAGAAGACCCGCCGAGCCACGGTCAACCTGAGCGATGACGCAACCTACGGCGTGGCCGTGCCCATCACAGTCTCTTTCGCCGGCGAAGTTGCGGAAAAGGCACGTCCTGATGTCGAGAAGTTGTTAAAGGTCACGGTGAAGGACGAGGATGCCGACGACAGCGAGTTCAAGGAAATCGAAGGCTCCTGGGCGTGGCTTCCTGAGCAATCGGGCAAGTCACAGCTGCATTTCCGGCCGAAGGACTACTGGCCCTCATTTCATGATGTGCACGTCGATCTCCCGCTGAGCCAAGCGGACCAGGGCGGCGGAGTGTACGGCGTCAAGGACATCACGCTGGACTTCCAGATCGGCCGGGAGCAAATCGTCAAGGCCGACGCCAAAAGCCACAAGATAGTGGTGATTCGCGATGGCGAGACCGTGGCAACGTTACCGGCGTCCTATGGCTCGGACAGTGAAACCGACCGTAACACCCGCTCCGGAACCCACGTGGTAACCGAGAAGTGGGAAAAGAAGCGGATGACCTCCGAGCGGTACAACTACTCGCTGATGGAGCGCTGGGCGGTTCGGATCAACAACAATGGCGAGTTCATTCATGCCAATCCGAACACGACGGGGTCCCAGGGCAGCGCAAATGTCTCGCACGGTTGTATTAACCTGTCCACGGCGAACGCGAAGAAGTACTTCAAGATGGCGATGTACGGTGATCCGGTCGAGGTGAGCGGAACCAAGGTCAGACTCGCTGACGAGCGCACGGACATCTATGACTGGGCGCTGAGTTGGAAGAAATGGAAAAAGCTGTCAGCATTGACCGACGACTGA
- a CDS encoding multifunctional oxoglutarate decarboxylase/oxoglutarate dehydrogenase thiamine pyrophosphate-binding subunit/dihydrolipoyllysine-residue succinyltransferase subunit, translating to MSDQTVHPGMGDFGANEWLVDEMYERFKEDKNSVDEAWWEFFEDYTPEESATNGTPDRSSGSTAKPVTAETAAKAEAKPEAKPAAKTEVKPETKPAAPKAEEKPKAETEAKPAEAKPAARTDAKPAAAKPAKAEAADEAPDKITPLRGPAKLLASNMDSSLEVPTATSVRAVPAKLLIDNRIVINSHLRRSQGGKVSFTHLIGFAVIRALSKFPSQNVYYDIIDGKPSMVAPAHVNFGLAIDIPKKDGTRALLVPNVKKAEELDFAQFWGAYEDLVKKARNGQLTAGDFAGTTVSLTNPGGIGTVHSVPRLTKKQGCIVGVGALDYPAEFQGASLETVTRLGISKVLTLTSTYDHRVIQGAGSGEFLRLVHEFLLGGDGFYDEIFRSLRLPYEPVRWVNDIHVDPEDEINKTARVQELIDSYRTRGHLMADTDPLEYRQRRHPDLDVQTHGLTLWDLDREFPTGGFANQPQMSLRKILGVLRDSYCRTTGIEYMHISDPVQRKWFQNRVEKPFDKPSRDEQMHILGRLNAAEAFETFLQTKYVGQKRFSLEGGESTIALLDQVLANAADAGLPEVTIGMAHRGRLNVLANIAGKSYGQIFREFEGTQDPRSVQGSGDVKYHLGTEGSYTSAAGNSMKVYVAANPSHLETVDPVLEGIARAKQDRIDLGGAAFPVLPVLVHGDAAFAGQGVVTETLNLSELRGYRTGGTIHVVINNQVGFTTSPSSSRSSFYSTDAAKIINAPIIHVNGDDPEAVVRAARLAFEYRQEFAKDVVIDLVCYRRRGHNEGDDPSMTQPMMYELIDAKRSVRKLYTRALIGRGDISEAEAEEALKDYQARLEAAFAETHDAQTSSVPIVSDDDAPVSGLERPEAQRGEDDQPQSVETAVDSSVIERIGKAHVSPPEGFTVHKKLKSLLEKRDLMSRQGSIDWGYGELLAFGSLLVEGVPVRLTGQDSRRGTFVQRHSVLIDHGNGNEWTPLSNLSDDQARFWVYDSSLSEYAAMGFEYGYSVERPDALVLWEAQFGDFGPGAQSIIDEFISSAEQKWQQNSSVVLLLPHGYEGQGPDHSSARIERYLQLCAENNMTVAQPSTPASHFHLLRRQAYSRPRRPLIVFTPKWMLRLKAASSPVEDFTTGGFQPVIPDTSVEPQNVDRVLLVSGKLYWQLLEAREKAGDTRTALVRFEQLYPLCGESIAKALDVYGDAELVWVQDEPENQGPWPSIALGLPKYLGGRSLRVVSRRASASPATGLKKVHDMEQAALIKTAFER from the coding sequence GTGTCCGATCAAACGGTCCACCCCGGCATGGGTGACTTCGGTGCCAATGAGTGGCTCGTAGACGAAATGTACGAGCGGTTCAAAGAAGACAAAAACTCGGTTGACGAGGCCTGGTGGGAGTTCTTCGAGGACTACACTCCCGAGGAATCAGCCACGAACGGGACGCCGGATCGGAGCAGCGGTTCCACGGCGAAGCCCGTGACTGCCGAGACCGCGGCGAAGGCCGAAGCCAAGCCTGAGGCCAAGCCGGCCGCGAAGACCGAAGTCAAGCCTGAGACCAAGCCGGCCGCGCCGAAGGCTGAGGAGAAGCCGAAGGCAGAGACCGAAGCCAAGCCCGCAGAGGCCAAGCCGGCCGCGAGGACCGACGCCAAGCCCGCAGCGGCCAAGCCGGCCAAGGCAGAAGCTGCCGACGAGGCACCGGACAAGATCACTCCGCTTCGCGGGCCGGCCAAGTTGCTGGCGAGCAACATGGACTCCAGCCTTGAGGTTCCAACAGCCACCAGCGTTCGCGCTGTGCCCGCAAAGCTGCTGATCGACAACCGGATCGTGATCAATAGCCATCTGCGTCGTTCACAGGGCGGCAAGGTCTCATTCACCCACCTGATCGGGTTCGCCGTGATCAGGGCGCTGAGCAAGTTCCCTTCGCAGAACGTGTACTACGACATCATCGATGGCAAGCCCAGCATGGTGGCACCGGCACACGTGAATTTCGGTCTCGCGATCGACATCCCGAAGAAGGACGGCACCCGCGCCCTCCTGGTCCCCAATGTGAAGAAGGCCGAGGAACTGGATTTCGCCCAGTTCTGGGGAGCCTACGAGGACCTGGTCAAGAAGGCGCGTAACGGACAGCTGACCGCGGGCGACTTCGCCGGCACCACTGTGTCGCTGACCAACCCCGGCGGCATCGGCACCGTGCACTCGGTGCCGCGCCTCACCAAGAAGCAAGGCTGCATCGTCGGCGTCGGCGCACTCGACTACCCCGCCGAGTTCCAGGGCGCCAGCCTCGAAACCGTCACCCGGCTCGGCATCTCCAAGGTGCTCACACTTACCTCGACCTACGACCACCGGGTGATCCAGGGTGCCGGTTCGGGTGAGTTCCTGCGCCTCGTGCACGAGTTCCTGCTCGGCGGCGACGGCTTCTACGACGAGATCTTCCGCTCGCTCCGGCTGCCGTACGAACCAGTGCGCTGGGTCAACGACATTCACGTCGACCCCGAAGATGAGATCAACAAGACCGCGCGGGTCCAGGAACTCATCGACTCCTACCGCACCCGCGGGCACCTGATGGCGGACACCGATCCACTGGAGTACCGGCAGCGGCGCCATCCCGACCTCGACGTGCAGACGCACGGGCTCACCCTCTGGGACCTCGACCGGGAATTCCCCACCGGTGGATTCGCAAATCAGCCTCAGATGTCGCTGCGCAAGATCCTCGGCGTGCTGCGCGATTCGTACTGCCGGACCACCGGCATCGAGTACATGCATATCTCAGATCCGGTGCAACGCAAGTGGTTCCAGAACCGGGTCGAGAAGCCGTTCGACAAGCCCAGCCGCGACGAGCAGATGCATATTCTCGGCCGGCTCAACGCCGCGGAGGCGTTTGAGACGTTCCTGCAGACCAAGTACGTCGGCCAGAAGCGTTTCAGCCTGGAAGGCGGCGAATCCACGATCGCGCTGCTCGACCAGGTGTTGGCCAACGCCGCGGACGCAGGCCTCCCCGAGGTCACCATCGGAATGGCGCACCGCGGCCGGCTGAATGTGCTTGCCAATATCGCCGGCAAGTCATACGGCCAGATCTTCCGCGAATTCGAAGGCACCCAGGATCCGCGCAGCGTCCAGGGTTCCGGCGATGTGAAGTACCACCTGGGCACCGAGGGTTCCTACACCTCTGCGGCCGGCAACTCGATGAAGGTTTACGTTGCGGCCAACCCATCGCACCTTGAGACCGTCGATCCTGTGCTCGAAGGCATTGCCCGGGCCAAGCAGGACCGTATCGACCTGGGTGGCGCGGCCTTCCCTGTGCTGCCAGTGCTGGTGCACGGCGATGCCGCATTCGCCGGCCAGGGTGTCGTCACCGAGACGTTGAACCTCTCAGAGCTTCGCGGCTACCGGACCGGTGGCACGATCCATGTCGTGATCAACAACCAGGTAGGTTTCACCACCAGCCCGAGCTCCTCGCGCTCCTCGTTCTACTCCACAGATGCCGCGAAGATCATCAATGCGCCGATCATCCACGTGAACGGCGACGACCCGGAGGCTGTCGTCCGTGCCGCGCGGCTCGCCTTCGAGTACCGCCAGGAATTCGCCAAGGACGTTGTCATCGATCTGGTCTGCTACCGTCGGCGCGGCCATAACGAGGGCGACGACCCATCGATGACCCAACCGATGATGTACGAGCTGATCGACGCCAAGCGCAGTGTCCGCAAGCTGTACACCCGTGCGTTGATCGGCCGAGGCGATATCAGCGAGGCCGAGGCCGAAGAGGCGCTCAAGGACTACCAGGCCAGGCTTGAGGCAGCATTCGCCGAAACACACGATGCTCAGACATCTTCGGTGCCGATCGTCAGCGATGACGATGCTCCGGTATCCGGACTGGAACGCCCCGAGGCCCAGCGCGGCGAAGACGACCAGCCACAGTCAGTGGAAACTGCCGTCGACAGTTCGGTTATCGAGCGCATCGGCAAGGCACATGTCAGCCCTCCGGAGGGCTTCACGGTGCACAAGAAGCTGAAGTCACTGCTGGAAAAGCGCGACCTGATGTCGCGTCAGGGTTCGATCGACTGGGGATACGGCGAGTTGCTTGCTTTCGGCTCGCTTTTGGTCGAAGGCGTTCCGGTCCGGCTAACCGGCCAGGACTCACGTCGTGGCACGTTCGTGCAGCGCCACTCGGTGCTGATCGATCACGGGAACGGCAACGAGTGGACGCCGCTATCGAACCTCTCCGACGACCAGGCCCGGTTCTGGGTCTACGACTCGTCGCTGTCGGAGTACGCCGCCATGGGCTTCGAATACGGATACTCGGTGGAACGTCCCGACGCGCTCGTACTGTGGGAGGCCCAGTTCGGTGATTTCGGTCCGGGCGCCCAGTCGATCATCGACGAGTTCATTTCCTCTGCGGAGCAGAAGTGGCAACAGAACTCGTCGGTTGTCCTGCTGCTCCCGCACGGGTACGAGGGCCAGGGCCCGGATCATTCATCGGCCCGGATCGAGCGTTACCTGCAACTGTGCGCCGAGAACAACATGACAGTCGCCCAGCCGTCGACGCCGGCATCGCACTTCCATCTGCTGCGCCGGCAGGCATACTCCCGGCCGCGCCGCCCGCTGATCGTCTTCACGCCGAAGTGGATGCTGCGCCTGAAGGCGGCGTCCTCGCCGGTGGAGGACTTCACGACCGGTGGATTCCAGCCCGTCATCCCGGACACCAGCGTTGAGCCTCAGAACGTCGATCGGGTCCTCCTGGTCTCCGGAAAGCTCTACTGGCAGCTGTTGGAGGCCCGTGAGAAGGCTGGCGATACCAGGACGGCGCTGGTCAGGTTCGAGCAGCTGTATCCGTTGTGCGGGGAATCGATCGCCAAGGCGCTCGACGTTTACGGGGACGCGGAACTGGTCTGGGTGCAGGACGAGCCGGAGAACCAGGGGCCGTGGCCATCGATCGCGCTCGGCCTGCCGAAGTACCTTGGCGGGCGCAGTCTGCGCGTGGTGTCGCGGCGTGCTTCGGCCTCACCGGCGACCGGACTGAAGAAGGTCCACGACATGGAGCAGGCCGCCTTGATCAAAACTGCTTTCGAGCGTTAA
- a CDS encoding 50S ribosomal protein bL37, protein MSKRARKRRARKGGAANHGKKPNT, encoded by the coding sequence ATGAGTAAGCGAGCACGCAAGCGCCGCGCCCGTAAGGGCGGCGCCGCAAACCACGGCAAGAAGCCAAACACTTAA
- a CDS encoding hemolysin family protein, producing MSDFMGIVWLVILLAANAFFVAAEFAVVAARRSQIEPQAKAGSRAAKTTLWAMEHVSLMLAVCQLGITVCSLLILNVSEPAIHHLFQGPLALLGIPEAAVDVIAFALALVIVTYLHVVVGEMIPKNISLAVSDRAALLLAPPLVMIGRVFRFVIVPLNAAANGLLKLFRVDTKDEVNSTFTVEEVQSIVSESMKEGKLTDEMGLLSGALEFSEYSAGDVMVTKDKLVTIAVGCTPEEVERLVGQTGFSRFLLEDDDGDLVGYLHLKDVLYADDEAYTHREPVPEKRFRALVNVALTDEVEDALATMQRSGSHVARVLDAEGTTHGVVFLEDVLEELVGEVHDAMQRERARLT from the coding sequence GTGAGCGATTTCATGGGCATTGTCTGGCTGGTGATCCTGCTCGCGGCGAACGCGTTTTTCGTCGCTGCTGAGTTCGCCGTTGTCGCCGCACGCCGCAGCCAGATCGAACCCCAGGCGAAGGCGGGGTCGCGCGCCGCGAAGACCACATTGTGGGCTATGGAGCACGTCTCGCTGATGCTCGCGGTGTGCCAACTCGGGATCACCGTGTGCTCGTTGCTGATCCTCAATGTCTCGGAGCCGGCAATCCACCACCTGTTCCAGGGCCCGCTGGCACTGCTCGGCATCCCGGAAGCGGCCGTTGACGTTATCGCATTCGCGCTGGCACTCGTCATTGTCACCTATCTGCACGTTGTGGTCGGTGAAATGATCCCGAAGAACATTTCGCTCGCAGTCTCGGATCGGGCGGCGTTGCTGCTCGCACCGCCGCTCGTCATGATCGGCAGGGTCTTCAGGTTCGTCATCGTTCCACTCAACGCCGCGGCAAATGGCCTGCTGAAGCTGTTCAGGGTGGACACGAAGGATGAAGTGAACTCGACCTTCACCGTCGAGGAAGTCCAGTCGATCGTCAGCGAGTCGATGAAAGAGGGAAAGCTCACCGACGAGATGGGTCTGCTGTCCGGCGCCCTGGAATTCTCCGAGTACTCCGCCGGCGACGTCATGGTCACCAAGGACAAGCTGGTCACCATCGCCGTGGGGTGCACGCCGGAAGAGGTCGAGCGCCTGGTCGGGCAGACCGGGTTCAGCCGGTTCCTGCTTGAGGACGATGACGGGGACCTGGTCGGCTATCTGCACCTGAAGGATGTGCTGTACGCCGACGACGAGGCGTACACCCACCGTGAACCGGTGCCGGAAAAACGCTTCAGGGCCCTGGTCAATGTCGCACTCACCGATGAGGTGGAAGACGCTCTGGCGACAATGCAACGCAGCGGCTCACATGTCGCCCGGGTTCTGGACGCCGAGGGCACGACGCACGGCGTGGTCTTCCTGGAAGACGTGCTCGAGGAACTCGTGGGCGAGGTGCACGACGCAATGCAGCGGGAGCGCGCTCGGCTCACCTAG